A stretch of the Aphis gossypii isolate Hap1 chromosome 2, ASM2018417v2, whole genome shotgun sequence genome encodes the following:
- the LOC114130709 gene encoding uncharacterized protein LOC114130709 yields MDNTPVISLSSKALANILELIKMMTGLKNFNEVYLKYAQIINNLHDEYYEHPKQSDVEHYVNGLIEKYHVHGFPLEAKEFEMRIHRFINYSNINNRSKLSSNVVKWAIIGMIINMANNPCGSRNAFRKTNLDTVRIELEGETAVLGDSWKTDLIQELLSIGRTSYYIKSDSETDSEDEADFRSLNVVSPQKIIVNGIKDRNNSLSSREYLKLVFSHENIARNLLIKRASQLWWLNKSETIAKDGQYSFYFNLKKYTNNKIFKIIDDNFIILECLKNNLTSSYILQYSLEEQRKLFGCMTISSSISPEVFNRWILTISPYIKQFSHLIQFTCYLKGLKKVSYTLRAYAKGLECILEPIINKMGLIENRIKNCVGHDTLLSFEEEMYMHFQIISYVYSVHSKAVDSNWESIDNWKTSIKLISVLFWSIQTAIIDYQKLIVVTLFLYAFEPYVHMTELWIHAGQLVDENNEFIIHNYEGDSSIAFNIFFKDIHKYLKDCNLCVPQILEYLIHFLNNCDWKVFVASEMSNDAIALCEVPRGELYNSFLVEIKNSNTFWKNYINPLNEYNPSNWNKLPLLASACIHYKFTTDQSTFDLTIPSSYEMVDMFLLIIQKAINNIGLVVGDIVLKKNKFVYHLKNLYNIIFMEDVNKSVQIDRAMEYKIERNSFLNNCFYSLLSDDHSSILSSNHSCNLSLNYKTEKYNFFGENDVFNDNFADELERITITYDVKFPLSLILTNEVIFYYNKIFRLLITAKQAVAMISQLQTKDLNKYDNSLDVKRMYFIRLWIMSTTYKLQTYFFSVASRYLGSKLFDSIKNVKNGLDAFEKVLEDHVSQAIRLCMLSGSMEKFSYESLALLWNACEQFTKLWMKSVTEDSIDVELMEKIEQEYVDSCWKLASSLDTYLLSEDDTSSILFEFCRDFMSSMPTKESADLDGSLIYKLSDSQNRYSFTYI; encoded by the exons ATGGACAATACGCCTGTTATTAGTTTGTCGTCAAAGGCTCTTGCAAACATTTTAGAACTCATTAAAATGATGACTGGACTTAAA AACTTCAATGAAGTCTATCTGAAATAtgctcaaataataaataatctgcATGACGAATATTATGAACATCCTAAACAGTCAGATGTTGAACATTATGTTAACggattaatagaaaaatatcatGTTCACGGATTTCCGTTGGAAGCTAAGGAATTTGAAATGCGTATTCAccgatttattaattattcaaatatcaataatcgctctaaa CTATCATCTAATGTTGTAAAATGGGCAATCATAGGGATGATAATCAATATGGCTAATAATCCTTGTGGGTCTAGAAATGCTTTCCGTAAGACTAATTTAGACACAGTCAGAATTGAACTAGAAGGTGAAACTGCAGTACTTGGGGATTCATGGAAAACTGATTTAATTCAAGAGTTACTAAGCATTGGTAGGACttct tactatataaaGTCTGATTCTGAAACAGATTCTGAAGATGAAGCTGATTTTCGTTCATTAAATGTTGTATCACCACAGAAGATTATAGTTAATGGAATAAAAGATAGAAATAATTCCCTATCTAGTAGAGAATatcttaaattagttttttcccATGAAAATATAGCtagaaatttattgataaaacgaGCATCTCAACTTTGGTGGCTCAATAAATCTGAAACAATTGCTAAAGATGGacaatattctttttatttcaatttaaaaaa atatacaaataataaaatatttaaaattatagatgataatttcataatactcgagtgtttaaaaaacaatttaacttcATCATATATTCTTCAGTACAGTTTAGAAGAACAAAGAAAACTATTTGGATGCATGACTATTTCATCATCTATATCGCCT gagGTATTTAATAGATGGATTTTAACTATTTCACcatacataaaacaatttagccatctaatacaatttacatgcTATTTAAAaggattaaaaaaagtatcctATACATTAAGAGCATATGCTAAAGGATTGGAGTGCATTTTAgaaccaataattaataaaatgggtcttattgaaaatagaattaaaaattgtg TTGGCCATgacacattattatcatttgaagAAGAAATGTACAtgcattttcaaattatttcttatgttTATTCTGTGCATTCAAAAGCTGTAGATTCAAATTGGGAGTCTATTGATAACTGGAAAACTTCAATTaa attaatttcagtattattttGGTCCATTCAAACTGCAATTATTGAttaccaaaaattaattgttgtgACATTGTTCTTATATGCATTTGAACCTTATGTACATATGACAGAATTATGGATTCATGCTGGGCAGTTAgttgatgaaaataatgaatttattatacacaattatgaAGGAGATAGTAGTAtagcatttaatatattctttaaagatatacataaatatttaaaagattgtAATTTATGTGTACCGCAAattcttgaatatttaatacattttttaaataattgtgattGGAAAGTGTTTGTAGCATCAGAAATGAGTAATGATGCTATTGCCTTATGTGAAGTTCCTAGag gtgaattatataacagttttttagttgaaataaaGAATTCTAATACCTTCtggaaaaattacattaatccTTTGAATGAATATAATCCTTCAAACTGGAATAAATTGCCATTGTTAGCATCAGCTTGTATCCATTATAA ATTTACTACTGACCAATCAACTTTTGACCTGACCATACCTTCAAGTTATGAAATGGtagatatgtttttattgattattcaaaaagCTATAAATAACATTGGACTGGTAGTTGGAGATATTGttcttaagaaaaataaatttgtgtatcatttaaaaaatttgtacaatataattttcatggaAGATGTGAATAAGTCTGTTCAAATTGATCGAGCTATGGAGTataag attgagcgcaattcatttttgaacaattgtttttattcactTCTTAGTGACGATCATAGTTCAATTTTATCTAGTAATCATTCATGTAATTTATCACTGAActataaaactgaaaaatataatttttttggagAAAATGATGTATTCAACGATAATTTTGCTGATGAACTTGAACGTATTACAATTACTTATGAT gtaaaatTTCCATTAAGCCTAATTTTAACCAATGAGgtgatattttactataacaaaatttttcgtttattaatAACAGCAAAGCAAGCTGTAGCAATGATCTCTCAGTTACAAACcaaag atttaaataagtatgataACTCATTAGACGTGAAaagaatgtattttattagattatggATTATGTCAACCACTTATAAACTACAAACATACTTCTTCAGTGTTGCATCAAGATATCTGGGTTCTAAACTATttgatagtattaaaaatgtaaaaaatggtTTGGATGCTTTTGAAAAAG TACTTGAAGATCATGTTAGCCAGGCTATTAGATTATGCATGCTTAGTGGTTCAATGGAGAAATTTTCTTATGAGTCATTGGCattg ttatggAATGCATGTgaacaatttacaaaattatggaTGAAAAGTGTAACAGAAGATAGTATTGATGTTGaattaatggaaaaaattGAACAAGAATATGTAGATTCTTGTTGGAAATTAGCCAGTAGTTTAGACACTTATCTTTTATCTGAGGACGATACATCTAGTATTT tatttgaattttgtcGAGATTTTATGTCAAGTATGCCTACCAAAGAATCAGCTGATCTTGATGGTAGCTTGATTTACAAATTAAGTGATTCGCAGAATCGATAttcttttacatatatttaa
- the LOC126550005 gene encoding dimethyladenosine transferase 2, mitochondrial-like codes for MILKNNVWMLSRSFFKWTWRKRRYCSATANSLKEPNVNETLSSFKKFKYPESMFVSCNDVAKDISDTISIHLTKKYGNKQIEIIEANPGPCLITQNLLNKTNYNICVYESSYNVFKKFLMAVHSIHGDRIKINPGNFLLLWKFGYQDRLDRGDRVSKFLSSAGIPQQPWNQENPSLKIIASLPNKKFLNYLIYSFIFQTGLMVYGRPEFYFLLSPSVFKRYSCEPIIDKMYYKTQTILFQTIFDIELIKTYPRKAFYPPHISKSASKNVRFKELKEADDKYMILAKVVGRRDILNNEGLTEDLLKPYWYFVKHHTLSRKNFVIPMLEQWIPGCGPHFIAQGYTIFTQFGDLTPPQILRLFLKFISLPEYNDSPFLNSMESRIAKLLPSLQITSEDSIIEQSERNSSIDIEEFNNKDN; via the exons atgattttaaaaaacaatgtttggATGTTGTCTCGGTCATTTTTCAAATGGACCTGGCGCAAACGACGGTATTGTTCTGCAACAGCGAATTCACTAAAAGAACCAAACGTAAATGAAACATTAAGTTCTTTTAAGAAATTCAAGTATCCGGAGAGCATGTTCGTGTCCTGTAATGATGTAGCAA AAGATATATCAGACACAATATCTATACACTTGACcaaaaaatatggtaataaacaaattgaaataattgaagcCAACCCTGGTCCCTGTTTAATCACacagaatttattaaataaaaccaattacaatatatgtgtatatgaaAGTAGTTATAATGTGttcaaaaaattcttaatg gcaGTTCATTCAATTCACGGTgacagaattaaaattaaccctGGAAATTTTCTCTTGCTTTGGAAATTTGGGTATCAAGATCGATTAGATCGAGGAGACAGAGtctcaaaatttttatcaagtgCTGGTATACCACAACAACCATGGAATCAAGAAA atccatcacttaaaataattgcttCGTTACCAAATAAGaagttcttaaattatttgatttatagttttatatttcaaactgGATTGATGGTTTATGGTCGaccagaattttattttttactttcacCATCAGTATTTAAa aggTATTCTTGTGAaccaattattgataaaatgtactataaaacacaaacaattCTATTTCAAACTATCTTTgatatagaattaataaaaacttatccAAGAAAAGCATTTTATCCACcacatatttcaaaatctgCTAGTAAAAATGTGCGTTTTAAAGAG ttgaaagAAGCAGACGATAAGTATATGATCTTAGCAAAAGTCGTAGGTCGtcgagatattttaaataacgaagGTTTAACAGaagatttattaaaaccatattGGTACTTTGTCAAGCATCATACACTAAGTCGTAAGAATTTTGTAATACCAATGTTAGA gcAGTGGATTCCGGGTTGTGGACCTCATTTTATAGCTCAAGgatacacaatatttacacAGTTTGGTGATCTAACACCTCCTCAAATTTTAcgattattcttaaaatttattagtttaccaGAATATAATGATTCACCATTTCTAAACTCAATGGAAAGTAGAATTGCTAAATTATTACCttcattacaaattacatCTGAAGACTCTATTATTGAACAATCTGAAAGGAACTCTTCTATAGACATTGAAGAGTTTAATAACAAggacaattaa
- the LOC114132665 gene encoding eukaryotic translation initiation factor 2A gives MAIPNIAVRGSTGLALHQSQSPYDPVSKFPSDVSPTFKFMLFGPNGKHFAWINNSKVVIVKTSDWKTIAELDYPKAAQLAYSSKGTYLVVYEPFMTTPSNPKGSPNVHILKTADGQLVKSLEYRDYKLWTPQWSSDEKICARFLNGDVLFYENSNFDNIIHRIKGLKLNNYSISPGNQPLNILCFIPAKTGPSNGRLFQYPDFSTIVANKSFFQADRVEIFWNLKGTASLMLTSTDVDKTGASYYGKQGLHLITSKGDTSQVIVNKEGPLYNAAWSPSSNEFCVIYGFMPSKATLYNLKCDAVMEFGTGTFNAVYYNPFGNILLLAGFGNVQGNAELWDINGKKKIKKMEIPDTTFLQWSPDGQHFVTATTAPRLKVSNGYKIWHYSGALLHEKPWGKDELYQVVWQNYPQGTFKTPNIVYKAVEGIASSQPIASKQVYRPPHARNTDFKPTSLHEDSSLETKNQSKAYLKMKKKREAKRQAKQSQDVDDLSNNKQSAVKTIEEPKDNEKLLRIKKIQSDLKSINRFKTLQSSGKELDNNQMARLKLENGLLAELKQLQL, from the exons atggctATTCCTAATATAGCAG tcCGAGGCTCTACAGGTTTGGCTCTGCATCAGAGCCAATCACCATATGATCCAGTCTCTAAGTTTCCATCGGATGTCTCACCAACATTCAAGTTTATGTTGTTTGGACCAAATGGAAAACATTTTGCTTGGATCAACAATTCCAA GGTTGTAATTGTTAAAACTTCTGATTGGAAGACTATTGCTGAACTTGATTATCCAAAAGCCGCACAGTTAGCATATAGCAGTAAAGGAACTTACTTGGTCGTTTATGAGCCGTTTatga ctacACCTAGTAATCCAAAAGGCAGTCCTAATgtgcacattttaaaaacagctGATGGTCAACTAGTGAAAAGTTTAGAATACAGAGATTATAAactttg GACTCCACAGTGGTCTTCTGACGAGAAAATTTGTGCTCGGTTTTTGAATGgcgatgtattattttatgaaaattctaattttgataatatcataCACAGAATTAAAGgacttaaactaaataattattcaatatcacCAGGAAATCAACCACTTAACATTCTTTGCTTTATTCCag CTAAAACTGGACCTTCAAATGGTCGTCTATTTCAATATCCAGATTTTAGCACTATCGTTGCCAACAAAAGTTTTTTccag gCTGATagagttgaaatattttggaacCTGAAAGGAACAGCATCCTTAATGTTAACAAGTACCGATGTAGATAAAACAGGAGCATCATATTATGGTAAACAAGGTCTACATCTAATAACTTCAAAAGGAGACACTTCTCAGGTTATAGTga ATAAAGAAGGACCTTTATATAATGCTGCTTGGAGTCCATCTTCCAATGAATTCTGTgttatttatggttttatgcCATCAAAAgcaactttatataatttaaaatgtgatgCTGTAATGGAATTTGGAACTGGAACTTTTAATGCCGTTTACTACAATCCATTTGGGAATA TTCTTCTCTTGGCTGGGTTTGGTAATGTGCAAGGAAATGCTGAATTATGGGATATAAATGGAaagaaaaagattaaaaaaatggaaataccAGATACTACATTTCTTCAATGGTCTCCGGATGGTCAACATTTTGTAACAGCTACAACTGCACCACGACTTAAAGTAAGTAATGGCTACAAAATTTGGCACTATAGTGGTGCATTACTACATGAAAAACCTTGGGGAAAAGATGAATTGTATCAAGTTGTTTGGCAAAATTATCCTCAAGGCACTTTTAAAACACCCAACATAGTTTACAAAGCTGTTGAAGGTATTGCTTCTAGTCAACCAATtg catctAAACAAGTTTATCGACCACCACATGCTCGAAACACTGATTTTAAACCCACTAGCTTACATGAAGATTCGTCTCTAGAAACAA AAAACCAATCAaaagcatatttaaaaatgaaaaagaagCGTGAAGCTAAACGACAAGCAAAACAGTCGCAAGATGTAGACGatttaagcaataataaacaGAGTGCTGTTAAAACAATTGAGGAACCCAAAGATAACGAAAAACTATtaaggattaaaaaaattcaatct gatttaaaaagtatcaatcgttttaaaactttacaaTCGTCTGGTAAAGAATTGGATAATAACCAAATGGCAAgattaaaacttgaaaatggTTTATTGGCTGAACTTAAACAATTACAgttgtaa